The nucleotide window CAGCCAATAATCTTACAACTTTAGGGGAAATAAAAAGGTTTCACTTGTGAAAAGATTTGGGGAAGACTCCTTTTATACATAAACTGGTTGAAAATAGTCAGTATCTTCTCTTTGCACCCCTCCTGTTACTTATTACTGATGTGTGACTTccaatttaattttgtatatatcaTAGTCATTTTTATCTTCTATTGTAATGCTTCTCTAAAATGCTTTAGAGCTCTAAGTAATTCAAAACTGTAATCACATAGTTATCTATTATTTGTAATATGCTCTTAATACAGAGTTCAGAGCTTAGCACTTTTGCCTTTATAATACCTCAGTGAATAAGAGATAAAAGAAAGGAGACCTTTGAGCAACCCTATATTAGTTATTCATTATGCCATTATGGTATAATGAGTAACTCCTTTAAAGAAGAATAGTAATTTTACTTAAAGTCCTATGGGGAGACAGCATGGACAGATTAGTAGAGCAGGTGGTTAGAGTTGGTTCCTGCTCTTGGTCCCACTCATGATTTTATTATGTCTTTGCTGTGCCTGGAATTTCTCTGCCTTGAACAGAAGATGACCACGTACACCTAGGAACTGCATAAAAATTCTCCAATGTGTCCTTTAAAGACCTTGAGCTTCCTAAAGCCTTGAGGTTTATGTAGATTTATTGCTTGTAAAATGGGCAAGTAAAATATCAGAAACATCCTTTTGTGACTAAAATGGAAGTATGCTAGTCATCCTATGCATAAAGAAGTCTAGTTCTCAACATAAGTACGTTTACTGTAGGTAATAGGTATCCAATGGAGTAGTAAAGACTTTCCCAGTGCCTTAGTTAGAAATTGCCACGTAAATTGAGCTTAGTCTCCTAGTAATAAAGGAGGCTAGTCAGTAATTATCTATAGGAACCCACAGAAGAAATTATCAAGTAGGTAGTAAGAGCAGTTTCCTTTGTTCTGACTCTTTTTTACTTTCCACTGGGCTTTGCCTATTCAAACTAGAATAGCAAAAAACACTAGACTGATTATCTGGAGACGTGGATACTTGTCCCAATCTATAGTCAATCCCACTATTGTTTTCAGATAGTTGCTTAATTTCTAAGCCTTAgagtcttcatctgtaaaacacagGTAATAACCCTCACCAGTCCTGTTTTTCACATCATGAATATTGTAAAATGAGAAGTGAAAAAGATGGCTTCACGCTAGACAAGTGCAAGGTGTTATTAACTGACATTCAAATTTAGAGGGTATGGCTATGGGGAGTATTAAATGTGATGATTTTAGAAACTTGAAAGCCTAATAATGGTAGTCAAAGAGTCTTTGTTAAATTAAACTTCCCAGTAGATAGTGGCTTTAGGTGTTCTAAGGTCCAAATCTTAGGCTTTCCTGCAGGTTCTGTTTTATCtgtatccttttttttgtttggtttttgggtttttttttttgcagtacgcgggcctctcactgttgtggcctctcccgttgcggagcacaggctccggacgcgcaggctcagcagccatggctcacgggcctagccgctccgcggcatgtgggatcttcccggaccgggtcacgaacccgtgtcccctgtggggacacagcaggcggactcaactactgcgccaccagggaagccctgttttttggtttttttagtaaAAGTATTCACTGcagaatatttggaaaatatggaaaattaaaagaaaagaaaaactagcaACAACCATTATACCATTATGCCATTTTGGTTTATTCTAATTTctatcacattttttctttttttgttaaattggGATCATATGTTGAATATTGCTTTTATCACTTAAAAATTAATGACATGGGAAAAATTCATGATGtagtctcaaaatattttaataaccacATTGTACAAATGTCATAATTTAAAATAGTCtatattatttccaatttttcaatGTAGTGAACTCTGAACAAAAATCATAGAGAACTAGTATAATAGTGGTTAAAGGCATGGACTCAGgaaccagactgcctggattaGAATTTCAGCTCTtgacacttactagctgtgggaccttgggcaagttacctagcatctctgtacctcaatttccttatttgtaaagtggAGACAAAATAGTACCTACCTTGCTCATAGGTCATTAGTAGGATTAAACTGGTTAATTTAGAATAGTGCTAAACTGAACGTTTTATAGTAGTAGTGTGTTGTTGTTATTTGCAGCCCTGAATATTTCTTTAGGCTAAACCATAGATTCTGTAAACAATTTTCACTCTTTCCTTTTCAGAAGATGCCATCCCACAGACACAAATAGAAAAAAGGAGAACAAGCCTGTATTTTTCCAGCAAATATAACAAAGAAGGTATCCCTTTTCCAATCAGAAAACCAGACTTTAAACCTATTTCAAGTGTTCCCCTCTAATACAGTGTGTTTGTTTAGTTCTTAGTCCCCCACGACGCAAGGCCTTTAAGAAGTGGACACCTCCTCGGTCACCTTTTAATCTTATCCAAGAAACACTTTTCCATGATCCGTGGAAGCTCCTCATTGCGACTATATTCCTCAACCGGACCTCAGGTTTGTGGATTCTTTTAATCTTTGTCTTAGTAGAGACAGTGTGATGAGGAGAATTGATCAGGAAACCTGGTCTCAAGTTTGATTTTGACCTCAGGTAAGGCCTTCTTCTTTCGGTCAGTCCTCAAACTCTTCACCTATGGACTAGATGACATCCAACAGCCTTTTTAGCATTAAAGAGCAGATTTTCATTTATGTTCTACTTCCAGATTACTTTTAGTCATCAATGAAAATCCGTTACTTAACCTTCCTCCTCTCTGTGTCATGTataaaagcatttctttttcattggatGCTTTCTTTAATGTCGCTGGCACCTTATGTTCTGTATGCTTTTACACTAGTTATATGATCTGATTATTTAAAAACCAATATCATACAAGGCCAGGTTTTGGCATAATTTGGACAGTTAACCAAATTGGTTGATGGTGTTGGGTTTTGACTCTGAGAGTGGTTGCTGATTTAGGTAATGTCTTCTCATCagtggtttaaaaagaaagaaagaaaaaaactctctATATGAGATTTCTAGATAAAGAAGTATGTGAGCCTAAAATCAGCCCATCAGGAGGCTGGCAGTCACGTAGTTACTTTTACTTCCCAGGCAAAATGGCAATCCCTGTGCTTTGGCAGTTTCTGGAGAAATATCCTTCAGCTGAGGTAGCGAGAACTGCAAACTGGAGAGATGTTTCAGAACTTCTTAAACCTCTTGGTCTCTACGATCTTCGAGCAAAAACCATTATCAAGTTCTCAGGTACTTTCCCATATACCCACAGGGAAAAACATAAATTGTGCCTATTTAAGAGAGCCACACCTTACACTTTAATGTCCTCAGTTGCGACATTAATAGAGGTCATTCAGCTCAAGCACTGAAGGCATTTGAACACAGTTCGTTTGCCCCAAAGTGCAGTCTCCCGCTGACCCAGGTGATAAATCTTTGCCCAGCACCAGGTGAGGCCGTGTGGGCAGGATTAGAGGAAGAAGTCAGTGAAGCAGAAAGTCCAGTTGACCTCAGGGACATTACCCCTGTCTCGTTAGGTCAGCACAAAACAATAACGGTTAGTCAGTGGCAGACAAGCAGGTCAGACGGGGGCGGTGGCTGCAGGAATTCAGAAGAAAGCAACCACAAGGCTGTTAGGAGAGACTCTTTCCCGTCCCTTTCTGTTGTTCCTCCTTTCCGGGGAAGGTGTTTTCCTAGAGGCTGACCTGATATGTGGGTGTTGTATTCTCAGATGAATATCTGACAAAGCAGTGGAGGTATCCAATTGAGCTTCATGGGATTGGCAAATATGGCAACGACTCTTACCGAATTTTTTGTGTCAATGAGTGGAAGCAGGTAAGGCCCGTCTCCGGCACATTTTGTCTCTGAGGTAAAGTAAGTCCACCGTTATGGTTAGAACTATTTCTTGGACACACGTGCCATTACAGTCACAACCAGCTTTGTTCCAAGCTTGAGGGGCAGTGGTGGCTGGGGGTTATTGACAGCAGGAGAGGGTCCATAGATTTCCCCAGGTCCACAAAGACTCCCTGGTCTCTGACTGACCTCCACTGGTTTGCCACTTCTAGCCCTGTTCCTGTCATTTCCATTCACGTACTGTCTCTAGGCCTAATGTGGCTTTCCTCCTGTCACAGTCATACTCGCCTTCAAAAGCACGCCACTGAGGGGAAGCAGGCAGGTGCAGGATTGGAGGGCATGCTTGTCGGGTTTCTTCTAGTGGTCTCAGACTATTTTTGTGGCACATGGGTCCTACTTCGGCTGCCCATTCTATTGAGTATGCCCAGCCCACGGGCATCTGGGTGGCATCCTGGCAGCTGATAGGCACTGCCACATAGCCTGTACGCTGCCCTCTTAGTCTGTGACTTGCCCTAAAGCATTTAGCTGGGAGGTCTGGCCAAGCCCATCCCTGCTTCCCCATTTATTGTGACCTGAGCAGTCCATTTAACTCTCAGGGTCTGTAGGCTCCTGGAAAATGGCATATTAATACTTGACTCATGTTATCACCACCCTCCACGCTGAGTCCCAGTGAAGATCAGTACCAAATTGgaaagtactttgtaaactgtaaaggaTTACTTTGATGTAAGCTATAATTTTAACCATTCATGAATCTCATTAGGGTAAAGGTTATCATTTTCAGGTGTATTATCGTAAGGTACTGTTCCCCCACCATATCTTTAAaaagccaatttaaaaaatgtatttctgactAACTTACATAAGGCCTCTGTCTCCTAATGTGTTGTATTTCTTCCAGGTACACCCTGAAGACCACAAGTTAAATAAATATCATGACTGGCTTTGGGAAAATCACGAAAAATTAAGTCTATCTTAAAACTCGTTGACATTTTCAAGCTTGTTTTTATGCATTGCTTTGCACTTCGATTCTTAAAAGCTCCACTAAGCACAACCGCCTTTCCAGGTGTATAGATTCTAATCAGCCCAACTAGAAACCTAATGTGTGTCTTCGTAACGTGTGTACCACCGGAAGATCTTTGCTACTGAATGTGCTACGACAtgttctgagatttttttaaaaaataaattgttatttGACAACAATCCTGAAAATGTATATGACTTTTCCAATAATGAAATGtgatttgaagtttaaaaaaactttccTCAGTTATTAATAATATGAAGCAAATTTCTATCAACCTTGCCTGAGGGAAGATTAGACCTCCTGTTGTCCTTCTATAGAAAATGATATCACACAATTGTTATATGAAGAAGCAAAGAGTTTTCAGCCACTCATGTCAGAAAAGATATGATAGGGTAAATTAGGCAGTtaattaataaagtatttttattaaaaaacgcTAACctccaaagaaaaataagattattttgtCATTCTGTGTCCTTGATGACTGTCTGCTGGCTTTGAGGAATTGGAGATTTGACTGTTTGATAACCTAATGTGCATATCTGCCTGTAGTTCTGTTGCGGAGTGTTGGCTTCTGGCTCACGCATTTACCTTGATCCCTATGTGAAAACTCGAGCATTTACCCATCTCCCATCTTCCAGCTGGAGGACAGGACCTTTTAagttttatgcctttttttttttttgcggtacgtgggcctctcactgttgtggcctctcccgttgcggagcgcaggctccagacgcgcaggctcagcggccatgggtcacgggcccagccgctccgcggcatgtggggtcttcccggaccggggcacgaacccgtgtcccctgcgccaccagggaagcccttatgccATTTTTAAAACAGGTATTATAATGGTATAGCTCAAATACTGAAACATTTACTTTAGAAGGAactcacaaaacaaacaaaaatctaagtTATTAAATCTCGATTATCCATTGTCATTTTAAGGCATAATTTGGAAATTAAGTTGATcgaataaatgaaaaacaaattgttAGGGAAACTACCTCTGATGTAGGGTAGAGTGTGAACAGAACCAGGATAAAGTGTGCTGCAGAGCTAGTTGGTTGTTTCCACTATTGTGAGTGAGATTCATTTTTTAGAGAAGGACAGATTTTGACCATCCTTCAAAATCCAGGAACAGGAAAACTggccacacacacgcacacttccAAGGCAAACATCACTTCATAACCTCCCatcatgtttttatttaacaGATACCAGAGTAGCATTCACTAAGTGCAAAGCTCTGTGCCAGGGAGGGGCACAAAGATGAAAACGCTCTGTAGAGACCCTCATGGGACAGAGAAAGGGACAAGCAATAATGAAAGGTAACAAAAGGGGTAAGGTGTGGGGACAGGGTGCCCAACACTGCAGCGAAGAGTCCAGAGGGACCCCTGCAACCTTGGCTGTACCTGGGGTCAGAGGGTAGGGCAGGCAGCAAGCTTGGGGCATCAGGTGTGGTGTGGCAGTGGGACCTGCTGTCCAGTCCCAGCCCAGCATCTCCACCAAGACTGTGGGCCTGGGGGTGCAGCAGGGGAACTGTGCAGCAGCCAGGCCAGGCTTTTCCCCTTTCCTGCAAGTGAGGTTGCCTGGCCTCTGTATCTGTTTCCTGATCTGTTGAGAATGGATCAGTGATGCCTACCTCACACAATTATGATTATTAAGTTAATGTATGAAATTGCTTAAATGGAGCCTGGCTTACAAAAGTGCTACATTAATGAGGCCCATAGGGATGGTCTGAGTGATGACCTCAGGTTGTTGAGAGGGTCACAAAAATAGTGCATTTCAGTAAGGATGGTACCTTATGCAGAGTAAGCACTCAAGTGTTTGGGTCTTTTGTAACTTCTTTATTTGAGACAAAatccacataacataaaattgatttaacctttttttttttttttttttgcggtacaggggcgtctcactgttgtggcctctcccgccgcggagcacaggctccggacgcgcaggcccagcggccaaggctcgcaggcccagccgctccgcggcacgtgggatcctcagagtgtacaattcaatggtttttagcacattcacagtgttgtgcaaccatcatcactaacTCCAagatatttccatcaccccaacaAGAAACCCCTTACCTATTAGCAGTCTAACCCAatgatccctccctcccccagcctctggcaaccactcgtCTGCTTTCTGTGTCTATAGATTTGCCAGTTCTGGGCATTtcttacaaatggaatcatataatctgtggccttttgtgtctggcttctttcactcagcgtaTTGAAGGTTCGTATTTGTTGCAGTATTACCGACCCAGGTTCTTAGACTCTTGAATCAACAGAAATTGCtaagaggccagatgagaaattcaggcaaggctttttTGGAACTAGTGCTGCGGCAGGAGGGAGTGAAAACAAATAAGTTCCCTTGCTCGCTTCTTGGGTGGAGGGGGGTGAGCAGGTCCCTTAAATGGGGCAAGGGTAGAGGCTGACCCATGGGTCGGGCTGGAGAgggggcttaggtggtctgcccacccccctcGTGGTGCTGTGTACAGGGGGcctgcgcagtaccctgcttttgctccccacACCTCAGAAGCGGCCGTTgggttttggtctttttgtatcatGCTGTTCATAATTGGCCACAACTGCACATATGTGCAGTTATTTTTCATCACTTACATAGTTTCTTACTCGAGGAGACACTTGTCCAGGtgtaagcactgcagcaaagggtcccaggtcccagcctgtctcagcagCATGTGTCaatacctcattcctttttatgactaaataatatAACGTCGTTTGGATAGACCACcttttgtctatccattcatcagtcaatggacatttcaaatattattaaTACTCCAGTTCTCAGGTTCTATAATTCCAAACCATAGCACCCTGTCTTTCAGGGACAAAGCATACCCAAAACACTGCCTCTATTTGGCCACGACCCTCTCGGGTTCCCTCTGGAGGAGGGAGCGCCTGTTCTTTGGGTGAGAACACAGCGCTAAACATGTAGAGAACTGCTGAAGACCCTACGGCTTACAGGAAAACCTGGGATTTATTACTCCAGATTCAAGGGCCACTGGGCCAACCTAAGAAATCCTGTCTTTTGCGGAGCCGGATGCTCTGCACCATTTCCTCTTGGCTTCCTCCAAGTCCCCTCCCAGGACCCTCGAAGGGAGCGAGACTGTCGGGGTCTCCCGCTCGGGCGGATCCTCTCCCCGCGGGCCTCCGGTCACGTGGCGGCATCCAGCCAATCAGCGCGGGGCGTCCGTAGTCTCGGCAACAGTTGCGTCCAAGTTCTGCAAGTCACGGGTCTCTTGCAAACTTGGTATTACTGTTTTTCTGGTACCCCATACCCCCGCGCaagcaagcacacacacacacacacacacacacacacacacacacacacacacacacacacacacacacacacacacacacacacacacacacacacacacacacacacacacacacacacacacacacacacacacacacacacacacacacacacacacacacacacacaccacgcacaCACGCACGTTCACACACTCTTTTCAGCACCCGCTTCCGGCCCCGCGACCATGGACTATTTTTCTGAAGAGTACGAGGCTGTGTTCCGGTCTCTGCTCCGTAAGTTCACCCTAAGCTCCCGGGAATCAACGCCAGCTCCAGGAAGCCCTCAACCCCCGGGTGGACGGGTGCAAGTGGGGTGAGGACTACGACAGGGACGGATATCTCATTGTGTCGTCCTCTCTCTGGGTGCGGGGTTGCCAGGGAGTCGGGGGCAGGTCGTGCATGTTTCTCAGATTTCCTTGCCCGGGCTGGAGGAGCAGGCCGAGTTGCTTTGGCTTGGAACCAGCGGCCCAATCCATTGGCCCGGGAAAGGTGTCCAGGCCCTCTGGCTGGCCCTACTTCTTCGCTAGACGTTAGTGTGTTCAGTATGGGAGAAGAGGCATGGAGAAGACCAGCAGTCTTCAAAATTTTGGTGATAGCCTGCTGTCTTTGACAAGCGCTGCAACTTCAGAGGTGAAAGCCAGATAAATGGATACTTACAGAAGAAGGGATGAATACTGGGTCCAGGGGTGACACCCAGGAGTAAGAGGTCTGCTGAGTGCAGAGGATGGGGAGGAATGATTCCAAGGTCCTGGAGAGCTCTTTACACTGGAGCTTCAATTAAGGATACAAGGAGTTATCCAAGCCAAAAGGGGGAGGAAAGGTATTCCAGACCAAGGGAACGGCATGCACAGAGGCCCAGAGACATGAGGTCTTCAGAAAACTGCTGGTAGTTTGACTGTTGCTGGAGATGAGAGGCAAGAGGGGTCAGAAGGGACAGATCAGGAGAGATCTTGTGAGCCAGGAGATGGGGAAGCCACTGAGAATGACAGGATTGGATTGGGAGCATCAGCAAATGCAGAGTCTGACTTGGCAAACTCACAATGTTGGGAGTGGGGCGATCTGGGACTGTCCCAAATTCCCAGGCCAAAGACACTGGGAGGTGAGGGAAAGGTGCCAGGCTAGAGGGGGCTGATTGGATGGGGAACTTGGAAAGAGTTCAGTCTTGGTTGAGTTGGAGATCCTTGTAGGCCGTACAAGTTGAGATGCTTTAGGAGCAACTGTATGTAGAAAGTTGGAGCTAATTCCAAGTCATAAATATGAGTATGGGTGTCCTCTGCATATGCAGGGCCACAGAAATGAGAGTGGAGGAgagtgtttgggggaaaaaaaaaagagtgcccaAGTGTAAGCCTGGAGGCTATCTACATTTTAGGAGTGGGTAGGAAAAGAGAGGCCAAGAACAAGTGGCCAGAGAGGTAGGATGGAACTTAGGGAGAGATTTGTATCAGAAgccaagagaaaaggagagaatttcAAGGAAGTAGTGAATTGTCTCCAGACACCTGAAGGGCTGTCCCAGAAAACAGGGAACAAATGTGTTTTCTGGGGCATCAGTGGGAGAGGACTAGGACCAAGGGTCGTAGAAATTCCAGGGAAACAAATTCTGGGTCAATATAAAGAAGTCTTTTCTAGCAGTTAGAATTAGGCACTCACAGTGTTAAGTAGAGAACACCCTGTCACTGGAGGTATACAAACAGGCAAAGTCCGCAGGGGCGTTGTAGAAAGAGTTCCCTGACCTGGGCAGGCAATGGGACTAGTTGGCCGCTGAGAGCTTGCCTCATTAATCGCTGGGGAATATTTTCACACAGGCTCTACCCACACCACATGGTGACCTCTTTTATTCGAAGAGCCCGCCTCCCTTTTCTATCAACGGACAGAGGACCCCAAAGACTACTAGAATGCAAGCTTGGTGGGCCTGCAGCCTTCACTCTGGAAGGGAAGGAGCGTAGGGGGAGGTTAGGGAGGAAACAGGAACCGAGTCCCAGCAAGGTAGCTTTGCAGGCCATCGTGAAAGAGCGTCGTTTACTCTAAGAGCAGGAGAAGCCATTTCAGTGAAGCCATTGCAGGGTTTCAGAGGGGGAAGGGATGCCTCTGGCTAAAGGCAGATCATGGATTTGGGGTCTAGGGGGGGCACAAGTGGAAGAGGCGAGACCAGTGAGGAGCATGTTTTGAATGCGTTCCCACGGTCTGCAGAGTACAGTTTAAACCCCTGAACCTGGTGCTGCAGATCACTCCAactgtattttcttccattaacCTCCTCCTTCACACACAATGTGCTTCCAATTCGTGAAACAGTTTAGTAACCCTGAAGTCCCTAAACCCCACCCTGATTGATCCCCATGCTGGCCCCTCTATCCCTTGAAACCCAACTCATTCTGAAAGCACACTCAACGTCCCCTACTGCACGATGACCTCCCAGATCCCTCGGTCAGCGTCTCTCCCCTGACTGAAACCACCTTGTAACCCCTCTGGTTACCCCACCTTGTTCTGTGCCAGCACACTGCCTGTTGGGCACCCAGCCAGTACCAAGCACTGGGTAACTTTCAGTAAATGCTGGTTTGATGAATGACTAAATTTTCAGTCGTACCAAACATCTTGTCCTCAAAGAAATGATAAATGGGTTGTTGAGAAGTACTTACTTCTGTCCACATTGATGTATACatactttaattattttctgaCTATGAAAGGAATACATGGGCATTGTAAAGGGACTTAACAAATGTACTGACTGTTCACTTTGTGCCAGGCTGGGTACTGGGGACGCACAGGAAGTAAGACACAGTTCCCGCCATTGGGAAACTCACAGGCTGTTGGGAAAGAAAAGTATCTTCATCCAGAAAAATATGGTAAATGCTATGAGGGGGCTAAACATAGGGGCTATGGGGACCAAGAGGGGGACGAGGGAGAGCCTGGGGTGCTTCAGGCGACCGTAATGCCTGAGCTGAGCCTCAAAGGCTAAGTAGGGAATAATCAAGTGAACAAGGGAGAGACAGAAGCGTGTTTCAAAGACAGGAAAGAGCAcggttttgggggggggggcaggaggagggaactACGGAACCACAGTCAGCTTAGTTTGAGTACAAATACAAGGTGAGGCAGAAGGAATGAGAGAAGGAGCTGGAGAAATTAGAGGGGttggcaggggtgggtgggacaGGTGGGGCTAAGTTAAGGAGATTGAACTTTATTCTAGAGGCAGCTGGGAGCAAtagaagggttttaagcaggagagtttgggttttagaaggaaaatgatggtgacaatatttttaataataatgcttTATCCCTTCTGAATTTCAGAACATTCCCACACGTGTTATTCATTTGATCTTCATAATAGCTTCGGGAGGTTGCTACAGGAGAGTTTATATCATTTTAGGCATAAAAGAATTGAGACTCAGCAGGATTAGGTGACAGCCTGGGGTAATATCAAGTAATGGCTAAGAGTTGAGCTCTGGGGCCAAACCAAAGTTCatgtcccagctctgctactaatcagctgtgtgaccttgggcctctCTGGGGTCGGTGTCCTTACCTGTAAAAATGGGTGTAAATCATGATGCCAACCTGTTACGTCTGTCCACTTGCCATTCACTCACTCACCAAATATCTACTGAGCTCCCACTATATGTTGGCACCGTGGAGGTGCTGGGACTCCAGCAGGGAACAAGAGAGATGAGATCTCGGTTCACGGTGTATTGGAAAAACATAAACCAAATAATTGCACCAGGGGTTTCAAATGCAACTGTCTGCCTGAACCAAGCCCTTACTGAATGAAATGAGCTGCGTGTGAGACGATAGGGAATGATGAGGCCTATGGCAAGCTGCAGAGCGCATGCCCCAGCCTAACGCAGTGCAAACTGGAAAAGTTTAAGCAAACAAGTATGTCAAGCAAAACAGGACCCTAAGCCTCGTTCAGTATGAGGGCTGCCAGTTTGCAACCCTTGATTTACATACTTATGATAAGTGGTCTGAAGGAAAAGTACAGAGATAACAGGAGGATACAACGCAGCCTGAAGCTGGAGAGTGAACATTTGGTCTGACACGTGGAGAATGAGGAGGAGCGAGGAGGCgatggatgggggagggagcATTCCTGGCAGGGGGAGCAGCGTGTGCGGAACCCTTAGGCAGGATGGGACTTGGATCATTCAGGGAACAGAGAGAACGCCAAGACATCAGGACAGGGTAAGGAAAGACAGGCAAGTGATGAGGCAGGAAAGGTTGGCGGAGGAGGGTTATGGGACTTTATTTTGAGGACTATGAAAAGTCATGGAAGTATTTCAAAATGGGAGGGtaagtatataaaaaaataatagtaacagtgCACTTATTATGAACAAACTGGACTGATTCTAAACATCTCCACCACTCAATAAGGTAGGTaccatcattatccccattttacagatgaaaaaattgagaCCCTGCAAGGATAAGTGATCATGCCCCCAGTAAGCGGCAGGGCCGGAACTCAGACCGGAGCGTTCTGGCTGCAAAGCCTCTGTGCTTTACGGCACTAGGCTGCCTCAGTTGATCAGACCAGATCAGAATGGCATTTTTGAAAGATCAttctggttgccaaggggtactgggggcggggggagtggggTGGAGTAAGATTAGAATCTAAGAAGTTTCATGAGAACGCATATAAAtctcttagcatagtgcctgccgTTGGGATTGCCCAGTCACGTTAGATGtaattattttcatcatcatAGCGAGGCAACAATAACGCCAGGCCTGGAACCCAGGTGCCCTGATGCCCAGCCTGGTGCTGAAGCATTTCTCCTTCCTGACTCCTTTGGTCCTCTTCCTGAAAGGAACTCACCTTCTAACCCTCTTCCAGGGTTGCGCCAGTCTGAGTACTTGGTTGACGATGGACGTGCCAGCAAGGAGCTCGTGTTCAACCCTGACGCGGTCATCGCCCACTGCTTCAAGCAGTTCAAGCAGGAGGACTTCCACCTGCCTCAGAGCCGCCGGAGGATCATCTTCTTGCCTCGAAAGGAGGCTCTGATGCCCGTcaatcccaccccccacccccaggctccccccgagcccaccccc belongs to Orcinus orca chromosome 10, mOrcOrc1.1, whole genome shotgun sequence and includes:
- the MBD4 gene encoding methyl-CpG-binding domain protein 4 isoform X6 — its product is MTYISSEDAIPQTQIEKRRTSLYFSSKYNKEVLSPPRRKAFKKWTPPRSPFNLIQETLFHDPWKLLIATIFLNRTSGKMAIPVLWQFLEKYPSAEVARTANWRDVSELLKPLGLYDLRAKTIIKFSDEYLTKQWRYPIELHGIGKYGNDSYRIFCVNEWKQVHPEDHKLNKYHDWLWENHEKLSLS